A single Myxocyprinus asiaticus isolate MX2 ecotype Aquarium Trade chromosome 50, UBuf_Myxa_2, whole genome shotgun sequence DNA region contains:
- the hoga1 gene encoding 4-hydroxy-2-oxoglutarate aldolase, mitochondrial produces the protein MFAIRNFSLLYRRSAVSTWRSKSQIAGQRLDISGIYPPIATPFTHSEDVDYQRLDENIKKYGNIPFRGLVVQGSNGEYPYLTPEERVEVVKRVRQALPKDKLVMAGSGCESTRGTIQMSQRMADAGADCVLVVTPCFYRGRMDSRALINHYMQVADSSSVPVVLYSVPANTGLDLPVDAIIQLSRHPNIVGLKDSGGDITRIALIVHKSSSQDFQVLAGSAGFLMAAYSVGAVGGVCALANVLGQQVCELAQLCVSGHWNKARELQCRLIEPNTAVTRQYGVPALKQAMEWFGYHGGVCRSPLQPLSKADLDQLRATFSSNGWLKV, from the exons ATGTTTGCAATCCGAAATTTCAGTCTTCTGTATAGAAGATCAGCAGTTTCAACATGGAGAAGTAAAAGTCAAATTGCTGGGCAGAGGCTGGACATCAGCGGCATTTACCCTCCCATTGCCACTCCATTTACTCATAGTGAAGATGTGGACTATCAAAGACTTGATGAAAATATTAAGAAGTATGGCAACATACCGTTTAGAG GTCTTGTGGTACAGGGATCGAATGGGGAATATCCATATCTGACACcagaggagagagtagaggtgGTGAAGAGAGTGAGACAGGCCCTGCCAAAAGACAAGTTAGTAATGGCTGGATCTGGCTGTGAAT CCACCAGAGGCACGATCCAAATGAGCCAAAGAATGGCAGATGCAGGCGCTGATTGTGTGTTAGTGGTAACGCCATGTTTTTACCGCGGCCGAATGGATAGCCGTGCTCTTATAAACCACTACATGCAG GTGGCAGATTCCAGTTCAGTGCCAGTGGTGTTGTACAGTGTGCCAGCAAACACTGGTCTTGACCTGCCTGTAGATGCAATAATTCAGCTTTCCCGCCATCCAAATATTGTCGGCCTCAAAGATAGTGGTGGTGAT ATCACAAGAATAGCTCTGATTGTGCACAAAAGCAGCTCACAGGATTTCCAGGTGCTTGCTGGATCAGCTGGGTTCCTCATGGCTGCATACTCTGTGG GTGCTGTGGGAGGCGTTTGTGCCCTCGCAAATGTCCTGGGTCAacaggtgtgtgaacttgcacaGCTGTGTGTTTCAGGACACTGGAACAAAGCCAGAGAGCTCCAGTGTCGCCTCATCGAACCCAACACTGCA GTAACTCGGCAGTATGGCGTTCCAGCTTTGAAACAGGCAATGGAATGGTTTGGATATCATGGTGGTGTGTGTCGGTCCCCTTTGCAGCCTTTGTCAAAGGCAGATTTAGATCAGCTTCGAGCAACATTTTCTTCCAATGGTTGGCTTAAAGTGTAA